A region from the Hippoglossus hippoglossus isolate fHipHip1 chromosome 16, fHipHip1.pri, whole genome shotgun sequence genome encodes:
- the LOC117777099 gene encoding protein C19orf12 homolog — MDPVDDVIRLCCYLISNEEIKATLQGSLSAGWTVGLITTAAGIALGPPGLLVGAVGGGLLTYDWFKDEFKALPKIIMELSDQKKQELYNQLMKVLRNMRWTDYAHLLSQVLAQPIVKQQILEAVIQFFKR, encoded by the exons ATGGATCCAGTTGATGATGTCATACGGCTGTGCTGCTATTTAATCTCTAATGAGGAAATCAAAGCTACACTGCAAGGTTCACTTAGTGCCGGGTGGACAGTTGGATTAATCACCACTGCTGCAGGGATTGCCTTGGGTCCTCCTGGTCTTCTTGTGG GCGCAGTGGGTGGAGGCCTGCTGACCTATGATTGGTTCAAGGATGAATTCAAAGCACTGCCTAAGATCATAATGGAGCTCAGTGATCAGAAGAAGCAGGAGCTTTATAATCAGCTCATGAAAGTCCTGAGAAACATGCGGTGGACAGATTATGCCCACCTGCTTTCTCAGGTGTTGGCTCAGCCCATCGTGAAGCAGCAGATTCTCGAAGCTGTCATCCAGTTTTTCAAAAGATAA